Proteins from a genomic interval of Zingiber officinale cultivar Zhangliang chromosome 1B, Zo_v1.1, whole genome shotgun sequence:
- the LOC121989392 gene encoding transcription factor TGA4-like isoform X2, whose amino-acid sequence MEFYVGCYENNMNHIETCRSSISPFQTSSRMGMYEENHHTGVWEYPFKADSSQNTCASTVLEADMRIDCLVDLEDIPNKALGKPKKFDQKENKPSDKILRRLAQNREAARKSRLRKKAYVQQLESSRLKLAQLEQEVDKARHLGVYTLGGNLQGSTLGVSGSVNIEIAAFEMEYGHWVEEQNRQTCELRAALQANVSDLELHILVESGMRHYDNLFKIKASAAKSDIFYLMSGMWRTSTERFFLWIGGFRPSELLKALYSQLEPLSDQQMSAVCNLQQSSHQAEDALSQGLEKLQQTLSETLKCDPLGTSCVSSYMGQMTNAMRKLEALVSFLNQADLLRQQTLQQMHIILTTRQAARGLLALGDYFQRLRALSSLWAARLCKPTS is encoded by the exons ATGGAGTTTTACGTTGGCTGCTATGAAAACAACATGAACCATATAGAAACTTG TAGGAGTTCTATATCTCCATTTCAAACCTCAAGTAGGATGGGCATGTACGAAGAAAATCACCACACTGGCGTGTGGGAGTACCCCTTCAAAGCTGATAGTAGCCAAAATACATGTGCTTCAACAGTTTTGGAAGCAGATATGCGAATTGACTGTTTGGTTGAT CTAGAAGATATTCCTAACAAAGCACTaggaaaaccaaagaagtttGATCAGAAAGAAAACAAGCCTTCAGATAAG ATATTGAGACGACTTGCACAAAATCGAGAGGCTGCTCGAAAAAGCCGACTGCGGAAAAAG GCTTATGTTCAACAGCTAGAGTCAAGCCGTTTAAAACTCGCCCAACTAGAACAGGAGGTTGATAAGGCCAGACACTTG GGTGTGTACACATTAGGTGGGAATTTGCAAGGGTCTACTCTTGGTGTGTCTGGAAGTGTCAATATAG AGATTGCTGCTTTTGAAATGGAATATGGACACTGGGTTGAAGAACAAAATCGACAAACATGTGAACTGAGAGCTGCACTTCAAGCAAATGTATCTGATTTAGAGCTTCACATTCTTGTTGAGAGTGGAATGAGACACTATgacaatcttttcaaaattaaagccAGTGCTGCTAAATCTGACATCTTCTATCTTATGTCTGGCATGTGGAGAACGTCCACTGAAAGATTTTTTCTTTGGATTGGTGGATTTAGGCCCTCAGAGCTTCTAAAG GCGCTCTACTCACAGCTGGAGCCTCTGTCAGATCAACAAATGAGCGCTGTCTGCAACCTGCAACAATCTTCACATCAAGCTGAAGATGCATTGTCTCAAGGATTGGAAAAACTTCAGCAAACTCTTTCAGAAACTCTAAAATGTGACCCCTTAGGCACATCTTGTGTTTCGAGTTACATGGGGCAAATGACAAATGCCATGAGAAAGCTGGAGGCTCTTGTAAGCTTTCTGAACCAG GCTGATCTCCTCCGACAGCAGACTTTGCAGCAGATGCACATCATCCTCACAACCCGTCAGGCGGCACGAGGTTTGCTTGCGTTGGGCGACTACTTCCAACGCCTTCGTGCCCTTAGTTCGTTATGGGCTGCTCGACTGTGCAAACCAACTTCCTAA
- the LOC121989392 gene encoding transcription factor TGA4-like isoform X1 has product MEFYVGCYENNMNHIETCVNSRSSISPFQTSSRMGMYEENHHTGVWEYPFKADSSQNTCASTVLEADMRIDCLVDLEDIPNKALGKPKKFDQKENKPSDKILRRLAQNREAARKSRLRKKAYVQQLESSRLKLAQLEQEVDKARHLGVYTLGGNLQGSTLGVSGSVNIEIAAFEMEYGHWVEEQNRQTCELRAALQANVSDLELHILVESGMRHYDNLFKIKASAAKSDIFYLMSGMWRTSTERFFLWIGGFRPSELLKALYSQLEPLSDQQMSAVCNLQQSSHQAEDALSQGLEKLQQTLSETLKCDPLGTSCVSSYMGQMTNAMRKLEALVSFLNQADLLRQQTLQQMHIILTTRQAARGLLALGDYFQRLRALSSLWAARLCKPTS; this is encoded by the exons ATGGAGTTTTACGTTGGCTGCTATGAAAACAACATGAACCATATAGAAACTTG TGTAAACAGTAGGAGTTCTATATCTCCATTTCAAACCTCAAGTAGGATGGGCATGTACGAAGAAAATCACCACACTGGCGTGTGGGAGTACCCCTTCAAAGCTGATAGTAGCCAAAATACATGTGCTTCAACAGTTTTGGAAGCAGATATGCGAATTGACTGTTTGGTTGAT CTAGAAGATATTCCTAACAAAGCACTaggaaaaccaaagaagtttGATCAGAAAGAAAACAAGCCTTCAGATAAG ATATTGAGACGACTTGCACAAAATCGAGAGGCTGCTCGAAAAAGCCGACTGCGGAAAAAG GCTTATGTTCAACAGCTAGAGTCAAGCCGTTTAAAACTCGCCCAACTAGAACAGGAGGTTGATAAGGCCAGACACTTG GGTGTGTACACATTAGGTGGGAATTTGCAAGGGTCTACTCTTGGTGTGTCTGGAAGTGTCAATATAG AGATTGCTGCTTTTGAAATGGAATATGGACACTGGGTTGAAGAACAAAATCGACAAACATGTGAACTGAGAGCTGCACTTCAAGCAAATGTATCTGATTTAGAGCTTCACATTCTTGTTGAGAGTGGAATGAGACACTATgacaatcttttcaaaattaaagccAGTGCTGCTAAATCTGACATCTTCTATCTTATGTCTGGCATGTGGAGAACGTCCACTGAAAGATTTTTTCTTTGGATTGGTGGATTTAGGCCCTCAGAGCTTCTAAAG GCGCTCTACTCACAGCTGGAGCCTCTGTCAGATCAACAAATGAGCGCTGTCTGCAACCTGCAACAATCTTCACATCAAGCTGAAGATGCATTGTCTCAAGGATTGGAAAAACTTCAGCAAACTCTTTCAGAAACTCTAAAATGTGACCCCTTAGGCACATCTTGTGTTTCGAGTTACATGGGGCAAATGACAAATGCCATGAGAAAGCTGGAGGCTCTTGTAAGCTTTCTGAACCAG GCTGATCTCCTCCGACAGCAGACTTTGCAGCAGATGCACATCATCCTCACAACCCGTCAGGCGGCACGAGGTTTGCTTGCGTTGGGCGACTACTTCCAACGCCTTCGTGCCCTTAGTTCGTTATGGGCTGCTCGACTGTGCAAACCAACTTCCTAA
- the LOC121989392 gene encoding transcription factor TGA4-like isoform X4, with protein MAATGFPHRPSGLGLYDSFRGTGLAGKEGVSVDLKVKALFWPFCILEILRRLAQNREAARKSRLRKKAYVQQLESSRLKLAQLEQEVDKARHLGVYTLGGNLQGSTLGVSGSVNIEIAAFEMEYGHWVEEQNRQTCELRAALQANVSDLELHILVESGMRHYDNLFKIKASAAKSDIFYLMSGMWRTSTERFFLWIGGFRPSELLKALYSQLEPLSDQQMSAVCNLQQSSHQAEDALSQGLEKLQQTLSETLKCDPLGTSCVSSYMGQMTNAMRKLEALVSFLNQADLLRQQTLQQMHIILTTRQAARGLLALGDYFQRLRALSSLWAARLCKPTS; from the exons ATGGCGGCCACGGGATTTCCCCACCGGCCTTCGGGTTTAGGGTTGTACGATTCATTCCGAGGCACTGGTTTGGCGGGGAAAGAAGGCGTTTCAGTTGATCTCAAGGTTAAAGCTCTGTTTTGGCCTTTCTGCATTCTTGAG ATATTGAGACGACTTGCACAAAATCGAGAGGCTGCTCGAAAAAGCCGACTGCGGAAAAAG GCTTATGTTCAACAGCTAGAGTCAAGCCGTTTAAAACTCGCCCAACTAGAACAGGAGGTTGATAAGGCCAGACACTTG GGTGTGTACACATTAGGTGGGAATTTGCAAGGGTCTACTCTTGGTGTGTCTGGAAGTGTCAATATAG AGATTGCTGCTTTTGAAATGGAATATGGACACTGGGTTGAAGAACAAAATCGACAAACATGTGAACTGAGAGCTGCACTTCAAGCAAATGTATCTGATTTAGAGCTTCACATTCTTGTTGAGAGTGGAATGAGACACTATgacaatcttttcaaaattaaagccAGTGCTGCTAAATCTGACATCTTCTATCTTATGTCTGGCATGTGGAGAACGTCCACTGAAAGATTTTTTCTTTGGATTGGTGGATTTAGGCCCTCAGAGCTTCTAAAG GCGCTCTACTCACAGCTGGAGCCTCTGTCAGATCAACAAATGAGCGCTGTCTGCAACCTGCAACAATCTTCACATCAAGCTGAAGATGCATTGTCTCAAGGATTGGAAAAACTTCAGCAAACTCTTTCAGAAACTCTAAAATGTGACCCCTTAGGCACATCTTGTGTTTCGAGTTACATGGGGCAAATGACAAATGCCATGAGAAAGCTGGAGGCTCTTGTAAGCTTTCTGAACCAG GCTGATCTCCTCCGACAGCAGACTTTGCAGCAGATGCACATCATCCTCACAACCCGTCAGGCGGCACGAGGTTTGCTTGCGTTGGGCGACTACTTCCAACGCCTTCGTGCCCTTAGTTCGTTATGGGCTGCTCGACTGTGCAAACCAACTTCCTAA
- the LOC121989392 gene encoding transcription factor TGA4-like isoform X3 has protein sequence MGMYEENHHTGVWEYPFKADSSQNTCASTVLEADMRIDCLVDLEDIPNKALGKPKKFDQKENKPSDKILRRLAQNREAARKSRLRKKAYVQQLESSRLKLAQLEQEVDKARHLGVYTLGGNLQGSTLGVSGSVNIEIAAFEMEYGHWVEEQNRQTCELRAALQANVSDLELHILVESGMRHYDNLFKIKASAAKSDIFYLMSGMWRTSTERFFLWIGGFRPSELLKALYSQLEPLSDQQMSAVCNLQQSSHQAEDALSQGLEKLQQTLSETLKCDPLGTSCVSSYMGQMTNAMRKLEALVSFLNQADLLRQQTLQQMHIILTTRQAARGLLALGDYFQRLRALSSLWAARLCKPTS, from the exons ATGGGCATGTACGAAGAAAATCACCACACTGGCGTGTGGGAGTACCCCTTCAAAGCTGATAGTAGCCAAAATACATGTGCTTCAACAGTTTTGGAAGCAGATATGCGAATTGACTGTTTGGTTGAT CTAGAAGATATTCCTAACAAAGCACTaggaaaaccaaagaagtttGATCAGAAAGAAAACAAGCCTTCAGATAAG ATATTGAGACGACTTGCACAAAATCGAGAGGCTGCTCGAAAAAGCCGACTGCGGAAAAAG GCTTATGTTCAACAGCTAGAGTCAAGCCGTTTAAAACTCGCCCAACTAGAACAGGAGGTTGATAAGGCCAGACACTTG GGTGTGTACACATTAGGTGGGAATTTGCAAGGGTCTACTCTTGGTGTGTCTGGAAGTGTCAATATAG AGATTGCTGCTTTTGAAATGGAATATGGACACTGGGTTGAAGAACAAAATCGACAAACATGTGAACTGAGAGCTGCACTTCAAGCAAATGTATCTGATTTAGAGCTTCACATTCTTGTTGAGAGTGGAATGAGACACTATgacaatcttttcaaaattaaagccAGTGCTGCTAAATCTGACATCTTCTATCTTATGTCTGGCATGTGGAGAACGTCCACTGAAAGATTTTTTCTTTGGATTGGTGGATTTAGGCCCTCAGAGCTTCTAAAG GCGCTCTACTCACAGCTGGAGCCTCTGTCAGATCAACAAATGAGCGCTGTCTGCAACCTGCAACAATCTTCACATCAAGCTGAAGATGCATTGTCTCAAGGATTGGAAAAACTTCAGCAAACTCTTTCAGAAACTCTAAAATGTGACCCCTTAGGCACATCTTGTGTTTCGAGTTACATGGGGCAAATGACAAATGCCATGAGAAAGCTGGAGGCTCTTGTAAGCTTTCTGAACCAG GCTGATCTCCTCCGACAGCAGACTTTGCAGCAGATGCACATCATCCTCACAACCCGTCAGGCGGCACGAGGTTTGCTTGCGTTGGGCGACTACTTCCAACGCCTTCGTGCCCTTAGTTCGTTATGGGCTGCTCGACTGTGCAAACCAACTTCCTAA